In Kazachstania africana CBS 2517 chromosome 4, complete genome, the following are encoded in one genomic region:
- the OKP1 gene encoding Okp1p (similar to Saccharomyces cerevisiae OKP1 (YGR179C); ancestral locus Anc_5.181) → MNVLEDLENDSLDDDMLDNNKGQEESNTNSSSRGTPVRKSLFYKSSSPVPNTIINRKETPDVISSMKRIRFYEDDTTNSGFISPKMKEVKKLTLNRSRQIKLNQLKRLKDTKTSKIDPWDFRKALVLEFTQLLNSSDDHEDEEGDNIHWKKIKKELSNSIIQLAEVNMKGAIQEVFNKYSFELTTVLHGDGSETDKVLKTKETLMGEILGRMQVSLNGSKLPAGTDDQDMDVEYIVAKRKVIQERYMKELKSLENLEVEIFKQKEKLKETRTFIENLKQTNTQTLTNKLINNDLHPILNKAIENDYGIIKPDNGLSNDLSIYKKDIAQYNLHIEDVSIDDTVLPKAPVSSEDVISALPSLRKYREAATALTENISRFLKDQDDIVRTLASANETI, encoded by the coding sequence ATGAATGTTCTGGAAGATTTAGAGAATGATTCActagatgatgatatgtTAGACAATAACAAGGGTCAAGAAGAGAGCAATACAAATAGCTCTTCACGAGGAACGCCTGTTAGAAAAAgtttattttataaaagTTCATCACCAGTACCAAACACGATAATAAACCGCAAGGAAACACCGGATGTCATTTCCTCAATGAAAAGGATAAGGTTTTATGAAGATGATACTACTAACTCAGGTTTTATATCACCCAAAATGAAGGaggtgaaaaaattgacattAAATCGCAGTAGGCAAATTAAACTGAACCAATTGAAGAGGCTTAAAGATACGAAAACATCGAAGATTGATCCATGGGATTTTAGAAAGGCACTAGTTTTAGAATTCACACAATTGCTGAACTCAAGCGACGATcatgaagatgaagaaggtgATAACAttcattggaaaaaaatcaaaaaggAATTAAGTAATTCTATTATTCAATTGGCAGAAGTTAACATGAAAGGGGCCATTCAAGAAGTATTTAACAAGTATAGTTTTGAGCTGACAACTGTTTTACATGGCGATGGTAGTGAAACGGATAAAGTTTTGAAGACAAAGGAAACTCTTATGGGAGAAATCCTTGGAAGAATGCAGGTTAGCCTAAATGGATCTAAATTACCCGCTGGTACTGATGATCAAGACATGGATGTCGAATACATTGTTGCAAAGAGAAAGGTTATACAAGAAAGGTATATGAAGGAACTGAAAAGTTTAGAGAATCTAGAAGTCGAGATATTCAAGCAAAAGGAGAAGCTGAAAGAGACCAGAACATTTATAGAGAATCTCAAGCAAACTAATACGCAAACTTTAACAAACAAGCTAATAAATAACGATCTTCATCCAATTTTAAACAAagctattgaaaatgattatGGTATTATCAAACCGGACAATGGACTTTCGAATGATTTATCTATTTATAAAAAGGATATTGCACAGTATAATCTACACATTGAGGACGTTTCCATTGACGATACAGTGCTTCCGAAGGCACCCGTCAGCAGTGAAGATGTAATATCAGCGTTACCATCGCTACGTAAATATAGAGAAGCAGCTACCGCGCTAACTGAGAATATATCTAGGTTTTTGAAGGATCAAGATGATATAGTGCGAACACTAGCCTCAGCAAATGAAACTATATAG
- the RNR4 gene encoding ribonucleotide-diphosphate reductase subunit RNR4 (similar to Saccharomyces cerevisiae RNR4 (YGR180C) and RNR2 (YJL026W); ancestral locus Anc_5.179), translating into MSSEHEQFLSQFAEQRSALREAEKDEILLIENKRRFVMFPIKYHEIWAAYKKLEATFWPAEEVDLTKDVDDFKKLNEDQKDFFARYLAAATTGEANLVNHLIERFSAELQNPEGKSFYGFQIMAQNVYDEAHSMMIDTFFDGAEKVKYLNEFPTSKEVTAKLNFRKEWIESPESLYGERLVALAAKEALFLAGARAVIFWFISQGLFHGVTHGISNITRDRGFYSDFNCLLFAHLKNKPNAKVVEKIIVDATEIEKNYMADLLKVEQSGLKSAQVNQYVEFLADSLLASFGNEKHYNAANPFEFMEGKTTIGKTNFFEKTVSDYTKANESTTKAASHEGFAFNESF; encoded by the coding sequence ATGTCTTCTGAACACGAACAATTCTTGTCCCAATTCGCTGAACAACGTTCTGCTTTAAGGGAAGCTGAAAAGGATGAAATCCTTTTGATTGAAAACAAGCGTAGATTCGTCATGTTCCCAATTAAATATCACGAAATCTGGGCTGCTTATAAGAAATTAGAGGCTACTTTCTGGCCTGCTGAAGAAGTCGATTTAACAAAGGATGTTGATGacttcaagaaattaaacGAAGACCAAAAAGATTTCTTCGCTAGATATTTAGCTGCAGCTACTACCGGTGAAGCTAACTTAGTTAACCatcttattgaaagattctCCGCTGAATTACAAAACCCAGAAGGTAAGTCTTTCTACGGTTTCCAAATCATGGCCCAAAATGTCTACGATGAAGCTCACTCCATGATGATTGACACTTTCTTTGACGGTGCCGAAAAAGTAAAGTACTTAAACGAATTCCCAACTTCCAAAGAAGTTACTGCTAAATTAAACTTCAGAAAAGAATGGATCGAATCCCCAGAATCTTTATACGGTGAAAGATTAGTTGCTTTAGCCGCTAAGGAAGCTCTTTTCTTAGCTGGTGCCCGTGCTGTCATCTTCTGGTTCATCTCTCAAGGTCTATTCCACGGTGTTACTCACGGTATCTCTAACATCACCAGAGACAGAGGTTTCTACTCTGACTTCAACTGTTTATTATTCGCCCATTTAAAGAACAAGCCAAATGCTAAAGTCGTTGAAAAGATCATCGTTGATGCCAccgaaattgaaaagaactaCATGGCCGACCTATTAAAGGTTGAACAATCCGGCTTAAAGTCTGCTCAAGTCAACCAATACGTCGAATTCTTAGCTGATTCCCTATTAGCTTCCTTCGGTAACGAAAAGCACTACAACGCTGCTAACCCATTCGAATTCATGGAAGGTAAGACTACCATCGGTAAGACTAACTTCTTCGAAAAGACCGTCTCTGACTACACCAAGGCTAACGAATCTACTACCAAGGCTGCTTCTCACGAAGGTTTCGCTTTCAACGAATCTTTCTAG
- the TIM13 gene encoding protein translocase subunit TIM13 (similar to Saccharomyces cerevisiae TIM13 (YGR181W); ancestral locus Anc_5.188), which produces MVFSLGRSKENDEINNTASIISKPSPVESLKNQVQQELALANATELVNNITDNCFQKCLSNPYSDPQPNCVDQCLNKYLKAWNTVSKTYIARIQDPSTSGEI; this is translated from the coding sequence ATGGTATTCTCGCTAGGTAGAAGCAAAGAGAATGACGAGATTAATAATACTGCATCAATCATATCGAAGCCTTCCCCTGTTGAGAGTTTGAAGAATCAAGTACAACAAGAACTAGCATTAGCTAACGCAACTGAATTAGTCAATAATATAACTGATAATTGTTTCCAAAAATGCCTATCAAACCCTTACAGTGATCCACAACCAAACTGTGTCGATCAATGCCTCAACAAATATCTAAAAGCTTGGAACACTGTTTCTAAGACATATATTGCAAGAATTCAAGACCCCTCTACAAGCGGTGAAATATAG
- the QCR9 gene encoding ubiquinol--cytochrome-c reductase subunit 9 (similar to Saccharomyces cerevisiae QCR9 (YGR183C); ancestral locus Anc_5.189) — MSFSTVYKVFFKRNSVFVGTIFLSAFVFQSVFDSGVTKWFEHHNKGKLWKDVKLQIPGAEEGEEED, encoded by the exons ATG TCATTTTCAACTGTTTATAAagtcttcttcaaaagaaacTCCGTATTTGTAGGCACGATATTCTTATCTGCATTTGTATTTCAATCTGTATTTGATTCTGGTGTCACTAAATGGTTTGAACATCATAATAAGGGGAAGCTATGGAAGGACGTGAAGCTTCAGATACCAGGAGCTGAAGAAGGAGAGGAGGAGGATTAG
- the UBR1 gene encoding E3 ubiquitin-protein ligase UBR1 (similar to Saccharomyces cerevisiae UBR1 (YGR184C); ancestral locus Anc_5.190), whose translation MRDEQDLRNELYTTLRSIHKLQFFQDVRGPTARIEMDHLLKQIIFKFLYFEITDNGTNLSKLFPNSPDYPTSIDDFLNDTNITNEFYKIDMKQKQTSFTHKGRNCGRKFKVGEPLYRCHECGFDDTCVLCIHCFNPADHENHHIYTDICNDFTSGICDCGDTEAWNGDLHCKAEEISTEDKDDTMDDEASDNVSYDEKVMEIVLSEAFDYFIDLFNQNVEPLPTFTKEITMKLREMIQMGQVDEMNKFLISLSYKNEFIEEAEEAKNYTVLIYNDEFHNYSQATMALRQGVPDNIHTDILTSKIDSEGRAMLKCSDDIQTLTDGFFNVQSNGLSATFTSWSEYVHQEACKYIVHWLNHCLTIPDNDFQHMFRNALGKVLCLESPNLPDKNSMIPTLEEFLNMKLTASNALDIHYPYRFIDLSILNNHNKIPLGFHKTLTESSTKHISTGLNEHENITDRKYANTRLQYLLYFDNRYWKKLRKDLQNVIIPTLSSSQKYKPTFCQQVVEIFNHMTRSIAYMDREPQLTALRECVVQLFTCPTNAKMIFENENNYFIDIVWSIIDIFAEFCKFDEGNFVWQKVTKSNPTKSLALSFKQGLYTVETLLSKIDNPNIIMRPKEFISIVTLCKLFNGAWKIKRKEGEHVLHEDQSFIPYLEYTTSIYSIIQTIENTLNDNMFNEQLLLNSIKLLNSYLSHRSLTYKLVKDSYEVVKFTVSSDRVAYMNPIHTFFSFLIEKVPLAKGYEAILYQDALSTTTVEDHAETAITHDVTFDFLKISDFSLRTIVLCSQISVGFWVRNGMSVLHQASYYRNNPELNTYSRDIYLNQLALLWESDDLPRVIYNILDRWELLEWFNGDVAYESTVYQDKITLIMQQFISFLYQLLTERQFFQKFSSAEERKMFYIKNAIIYNLYSKPLSYSKLLKKVPDYLTENTTDFDSALNEVSIFIEPKGLADNGVFKLKESLYSKIDPLKLLNLENEFESSATVIKTHLAKNTKDDVTKVILQPQITSLKHMDEEAAELGAFTRSTIFAKIIYKLLQVCLDTEDGTFLNELLHLIHGIFRDDEMVNGKSSLPNAFLSKPICNLLLSIAVSKTENFSGHITSKANYLLQKMINKNSNEVFDSLIASFGTEYVEEYKAKSHTSGADLEESEKERKKRLAKKRQAKLLAKFNNQQSKFMKEHEDEFEEKNDYDDEDVDMLEGEKIVEVEDFTCSLCQDAQTQDVFVIPSYHDYTPIFRPGNIIDAKEFATSWEGFTNDNEHPTYMDEELLDSLQIDGNEDARKVFVSCNHHIHHNCFRRYIQKKRFSSTAFICPLCQTYSNCIIPVHQTSSSDTSLTVDLLLEGDSHTVKLSECFKPFNTGEFNNIFDVFDAVFSDSQSFDKRYHKNQDFGKGVTALVLANHWTNTICMLEVASRWENLPHKNFLVGKEQKYKTLKNILVFIILIVSNVSSPAPTDKVYVNNAGHIYNQNQLFQYITRQVLFSDETTVSIITDALNMYSVQFLKDFFLELEGANIDDLYEEAISLGTVYKYDQKLLGLLNMTCGAHFSMPLFSDELKTKIFNLAYSSLLKNLLPSLRRCLIMLKVFHLLLDESESSPFTIKNINLEKDIYNADEFQLPQYIDRLIFILTNFETIGEFLNGRNISQPFKNEDLIRNVPHEYTGIVKLADLSQYLNTYVTNAKALSLREENKNTKNSTNRLDFKICLTCGVKIHQRSDRHEMSKHLTRHCFKPFSAFLIPNTSEICLFLSKPASSICVAAPYLNSHGESGRNAMKRGDLTMLNLKRYEHLNKLWINNEIPGYISRVMGDEFRVSILSNGFLFAFNGEGRARRVPPTNASDDESEDFPEGGDEDDFESDDDDDERFGEGFNHINIPPGGDVRDFFQIFETVRNAMEDNGANPNEGVDLTTPFLQFFGPQFRGARRDNGDQDDDNVDDDRNSDTEPAW comes from the coding sequence ATGAGAGACGAACAAGATTTAAGAAATGAGCTTTATACCACTTTAAGATCTATACATAAACTACAGTTTTTCCAAGATGTTAGAGGTCCCACTGCAAGGATTGAGATGGATcatcttttgaaacaaataatattcaaatttttatattttgaaattacaGACAATGGTACTAATTTGTCAAAATTATTCCCCAACAGTCCAGATTATCCTACTTCCATTGAtgatttcttaaatgataccaatattacaaatgaattttacaaaatcgATATGAAACAAAAACAGACAAGTTTTACTCATAAGGGAAGAAACTGTGGTCGAAAGTTCAAAGTTGGTGAACCGCTATACAGATGTCACGAATGTGGGTTTGATGATACGTGTGTTCTTTGTATACATTGTTTCAATCCCGCTGATCATGAAAATCATCATATTTACACAGACATTTGTAATGACTTCACCAGTGGAATTTGTGATTGTGGTGATACTGAAGCGTGGAATGGAGATTTACATTGTAAAGCAGAAGAAATCTCCactgaagataaagatgatACCATGGATGATGAGGCATCTGATAACGTTTCATatgatgaaaaagttaTGGAAATAGTATTAAGTGAAGCTTTCGATTATTTTATTGACTTATTCAATCAGAACGTTGAACCATTGCCAACTTTTACTAAGGAAATTACCATGAAATTGAGAGAAATGATACAAATGGGGCAAGTTgatgaaatgaataaattcctaatatctttatcttataaaaatgaattcattgaagagGCCGAAGAAGCTAAAAATTATACAGTGTTGATTTACAATGATGAATTCCATAATTATTCTCAAGCAACAATGGCACTAAGACAGGGTGTTCCTGATAATATTCATACCGATATTCTGACATCCAAGATTGATAGCGAGGGCAGAGCGATGCTAAAATGCTCTGACGATATTCAGACTCTTACAGATGGGTTTTTCAATGTTCAATCAAACGGATTAAGTGCAACATTCACTTCCTGGTCAGAGTATGTTCATCAAGAAGCATGTAAATATATTGTGCACTGGCTAAATCACTGTTTAACAATTCCAGATAATGACTTCCAACATATGTTTAGAAATGCCCTAGGGAAAGTCCTATGTTTAGAAAGTCCAAATTTACCAGATAAAAATTCTATGATACCGactttagaagaatttttaaacATGAAATTAACTGCCAGCAACGCACTGGACATTCATTACCCTTATAGATTCATCGATTTATCTATATTAAACAACCATAACAAAATTCCTTTAGGTTTCCATAAAACCTTAACTGAGTCCTCCACTAAACATATATCCACAGGATTGAATGAGCATGAAAATATAACTGATAGAAAGTATGCAAACACTAGATTGCAATActtattatattttgacAATAgatattggaaaaaattgagaaagGATCTTCAAAATGTCATCATTCCAACTCTATCCTCCTCCCAAAAATATAAACCAACATTTTGTCAGCAAGTTGTGGAAATATTTAATCATATGACCAGATCAATTGCCTATATGGATAGGGAACCTCAATTAACTGCATTGAGAGAATGTGTTGTCCAATTATTTACATGTCCAACTAATGCCAAAATGATTTttgagaatgaaaataattaCTTTATTGACATTGTATGGTCGATTATAGATATATTTGCCGAATTTTGTAAGTTTGACGAAGGTAACTTTGTGTGGCAAAAAGTCACGAAGAGTAATCCTACAAAAAGTTTAGCATTATCATTTAAACAGGGCCTTTACACTGTAGAGACACTGTTGAGTAAAATTGATAACCCAAATATCATTATGCGTCCGAAAGAGTTCATTTCTATTGTAACTCTATGTAAGCTTTTTAATGGTGCCTGGAAAATTAAGCGTAAAGAAGGTGAACACGTTTTGCATGAAGATCAATCATTCATTCCCTATTTAGAGTATACCACTTCGATCTATTCTATTATCCaaactattgaaaatactttaaatgataatatgTTTAACGAGCAGCTATTACTGAACTCTATAAAACTTCTGAACTCTTACTTAAGCCATAGGTCACTTACATACAAGTTGGTAAAGGATTCTTATGAAGTTGTCAAGTTCACTGTTAGTAGCGATAGAGTGGCCTATATGAATCCTATACATacttttttctcatttttgattgaaaaagttcCACTGGCCAAGGGTTACGAAGCAATCTTATATCAAGATGCATTATCCACAACCACTGTAGAAGATCATGCTGAAACGGCTATCACGCACGATGTGACTTTCgattttctcaaaatttcagatttttcattaagaACCATAGTATTATGCTCACAGATAAGTGTGGGCTTCTGGGTGAGAAATGGTATGTCTGTATTACATCAAGCATCATATTACAGGAATAATCCTGAACTGAATACCTACTCCAGAGATATTTATCTAAATCAACTAGCCTTACTATGGGAAAGCGATGACCTTCCAAGGGtcatatataatatacTGGACAGATGGGAATTATTAGAATGGTTCAATGGTGACGTAGCATACGAATCTACTGTATATCAGGATAAGATTACCCTAATCATGCAACAATTTATATCATTCCTTTATCAGTTACTAACTGAAAGACAATTTTTCCAGAAGTTTTCTTCTgcagaagaaagaaaaatgttttATATTAAGAACGCGATCATCTATAATCTGTATTCTAAACCTCTCTCATACtcaaaacttttgaaaaaagttcCAGATTATTTAACTGAAAATACTACCGACTTTGACAGTGCCTTAAATGAAGTATCAATTTTCATCGAACCGAAAGGTTTAGCTGATAATGGTGTAtttaaattaaaagaatctCTTTATTCTAAAATTGATCCGTTGAAACTATTGAATTTAGAAAACGAATTTGAAAGCAGTGCGACCGTAATCAAAACCCATTTAGCAAAAAATACAAAGGATGATGTTACAAAAGTTATTCTACAGCCTCAAATCACATCACTAAAACATATGGATGAAGAAGCTGCTGAATTAGGTGCCTTTACTAGAAGTACAATTTTTgccaaaattatttataaaCTACTGCAAGTTTGTTTGGATACAGAAGACGGTACATTCTTAAACGAATTATTGCATTTAATACATGGAATTTTCAGGGATGATGAAATGGTAAACGGTAAATCATCTTTGCCAAAtgcatttttatcaaagcCCATCTGCAATTTGTTGTTAAGTATTGCTGTTTCTAAGACCGAAAACTTTTCAGGTCACATTACCAGTAAAGCTAACTACTTACtacaaaaaatgataaataaAAACTCAAATGAAGTATTTGATTCCTTAATTGCAAGTTTTGGTACAGAATATGTTGAAGAATATAAAGCAAAAAGTCACACGAGTGGAGCAGATTTAGAAGAATCggaaaaagaaaggaaaaagagaTTAGCAAAGAAACGTCAAGCGAAATTATTAGCAAAGTTTAATAATCAGCAAAGCAAATTCATGAAAGAGCATGAGGacgaatttgaagaaaagaatgacTATGATGATGAGGACGTTGACATGTTGGaaggagaaaaaattgttgaagtCGAAGACTTCACATGTTCCTTATGCCAAGATGCTCAAACTCAGGATGTATTTGTCATTCCATCTTATCATGACTACACGCCCATTTTTAGACCAGGTAATATCATTGATGCAAAAGAATTCGCCACGTCATGGGAGGGTTTCacaaatgataatgaacATCCGACATATATGGATGAGGAACTACTAGATAGTTTACAGATTGATGGCAATGAAGACGCTAGAAAAGTATTCGTTTCCTGTAACCATCACATTCATCATAATTGTTTCAGAAGATATATCCAGAAAAAGAGATTTTCTTCTACCGCCTTCATTTGTCCCCTTTGTCAGACGTATTCTAACTGTATTATTCCAGTACACCAAACATCTTCATCTGATACTTCCCTTACTGTAGATTTATTGCTAGAAGGTGACTCGCATACGGTCAAATTGAGCGAATGTTTCAAGCCCTTCAACACCGGggaattcaataatatatttgatgTGTTTGATGCTGTATTCTCAGATTCCCAATCATTCGATAAAAGATATCATaaaaatcaagattttggaaaagGAGTGACTGCTTTGGTTTTAGCCAATCACTGGACGAACACCATATGTATGCTAGAAGTTGCTTCTAGGTGGGAGAATTTGCCCCATAAAAACTTTTTAGTTGGTAAGGAGCAAAAATATAAGACATTAAAAAACATCCTAGTTTTTATTATTCTGATTGTTAGTAATGTCAGCTCACCTGCCCCTACCGACAAAGTTTATGTCAACAATGCTGGTCACATTtataatcaaaatcaattgttCCAATATATCACGAGACAGGTATTGTTTTCTGATGAAACGACTGTGAGTATCATTACTGATGCTCTTAATATGTATTCCgtccaatttttgaaagattttttcCTAGAACTTGAAGGAgcaaatattgatgatcTCTATGAAGAGGCCATTAGCTTAGGAACTGTTTACAAATACGACCAAAAATTACTGGGTCTCTTGAACATGACTTGTGGAGCACATTTCTCCATGCCTCTTTTCTCAGACGAGTTGAAAaccaaaatcttcaatttggCCTATTCAAGTTTGTTAAAGAATTTGTTACCATCATTAAGAAGGTGTTTAATTATGTTGAAAGTTTTTCATCTGTTGTTAGATGAGTCAGAATCAAGTCCCTTTAccattaaaaatatcaatctcgaaaaagatatatataatgcGGACGAATTTCAGTTACCACAGTATATTGATAGattgattttcattttaaCGAATTTTGAGACAATTGgagaatttttgaatggtAGAAATATATCACAGccattcaaaaatgaagatCTCATCAGGAACGTTCCTCACGAGTACACGGGTATTGTAAAATTGGCAGACTTGTCACAATACTTGAACACTTATGTCACTAATGCTAAGGCTTTGAGTTTACgtgaagaaaacaaaaatacaaaaaacTCTACAAACAGACTCGATTTTAAGATATGTCTAACTTGCGGCGTCAAGATTCATCAAAGGTCTGATAGGCATGAAATGTCAAAGCATTTAACAAGACATTGCTTCAAGCCATTTAGTGCATTCTTGATCCCTAATACTTCAGAAATTTGTTTATTCTTAAGTAAGCCTGCATCAAGTATATGTGTGGCTGCCCCCTATTTGAATTCGCATGGTGAATCAGGTAGGAATGCTATGAAGCGCGGTGATTTAACAATgctgaatttgaaaaggtATGAGCACCTGAATAAATTGTGGATCAACAATGAAATCCCAGGCTACATCAGTAGAGTTATGGGTGACGAATTTAGAGTAAGCATTCTCTCTAACGGGTTTTTATTTGCGTTTAATGGTGAGGGGCGTGCAAGAAGAGTACCGCCAACAAATGCtagtgatgatgaaagCGAAGATTTCCCAGAAGGTGGGGATGAAGACGACTTTGAAAGTGATGACGACGATGATGAAAGATTTGGAGAAGGTTTCAATCATATTAATATACCTCCTGGAGGAGATGTTagagatttttttcaaatctttgaaactGTCAGAAATGCCATGGAGGACAACGGTGCCAATCCAAATGAGGGCGTTGATTTAACAACGCCatttttgcaattttttggaCCACAATTCAGAGGAGCAAGAAGAGACAACGGCGAccaagatgatgataatgtCGACGATGATAGAAATTCGGATACTGAGCCAGCTTGGTGA